The proteins below come from a single Metarhizium brunneum chromosome 1, complete sequence genomic window:
- the eif3a gene encoding Eukaryotic translation initiation factor 3 subunit A, with the protein MPPPPHQKPENVLKRAHELIGVNQAPAALNLLHEHVTSKRSRNVPIASLEPVMLLLVELSVEQKKGKLAKDALYQYKNISQNTNIGTIELVLKKFIELAVEKVTAAQQKADEVQSSIDATTTTNVDDLEATETPESILLATVSGEQSRDRTDRAIVTPWLKFLWEAYRTVLDILRNNARLEVLYQSTAMQAFDFCLKYTRKTEFRRLCELLRNHVQTAAKYSSQMHAINLSDPDTLQRHLETRFQQLNVAVELELWQEAFRSVEDIHTLLSLSKRPPKNVMMANYYEKLTRIFLVGENYLFHAAAWSRYYTLLRQSSFMVASGQGKKADNPPASDADLQKAASFVLLSALAIPVISTSRSRGAMVDFDEARKNKNSRLTHLLGMTQAPTRNRLFRDALSKSLLQRARPEIRDLFNILEVDFHPLSICQKISPILTKIGEDAEMERYIVPLQQVILTRLFQQLSQVYETVDLSFVETLAQFPEPYQVTRGTIEKFIMNGNKKGDLAIRMDHATGVLSFDNDVFSSAKAGSAGSAESETGTVQRLQSTPSDIVRSQLTRLARSLYTTCHYVDPNFNKERVAARQAALQRAKAGTEQERQDILARKETIQKRKEEASELQARREKENARQKRLREQALQEAEDKRLAAEQKDREAKRLQAERDRVRKDELKKQIAELKMSDKVLDIDLDDLDNLDTNRLRAMKLAQLEREKNDVNEKLRITGKRFDHLERAFRKEEVKKLSEDYAEQVEVDRAIYEKVKVKTLKEAEEKHKESVELKHRLTRLVSYYEDFRSSLHERRRDEFEKRRRDAERELEKQIAARKKEFRDRKLREKREREEKERELREAEERAAREKEEQRQREEARKAELAKLKEQRDKERQEMLEKAALQQRREEEALARRKAEKGAAAAPSAPSAPLQTETPEGRKPPVIGSGSWREREASKNAAAAGAASGSESRPGPAMERTDSNDRSSGPPRLQLAGSGNKPSWRDRQAAKGDAPSSSDNTAPPATSRGFGGPRGAPPPMDRGGSNRGDSDRTSSPAPQSESLPPRTAGKWVPPHMRNKA; encoded by the exons ATG ccgcctccgccgcacCAAAAACCCGAAAATGTGCTGAAGCGTGCTCACGAGCTCATCGGCGTCAACCAGGCCCCCGCGGCCCTGAACCTGCTTCACGAACACGTCACCAGCAAGCGTTCCCGAAATGTTCCTATCGCCTCGCTGGAGCCTGTGATGCTCCTGTTGGTGGAGCTGTCCGTCGAACAGAAGAAGGGCAaactggccaaggacgccctTTACCAGTATAAGAATATTTCTCAGAACACCAATATTGGTACTATTGAG CTTGTCTTGAAGAAATTCATCGAGTTGGCCGTTGAAAAGGTCACCGCTGCCCAGCAAAAGGCCGACGAAGTTCAGTCTAGCATCGatgctactactactacgaATGTAGACGATTTGGAAGCCACCGAGACTCCGGAGTCCATCCTCCTTGCTACTGTCTCTGGAGAACAGTCCCGCGACCGCACTGACCGTGCCATCGTCACCCCTTGGCTCAAATTCCTGTGGGAAGCATACCGAACCGTTCTCGATATCCTCCGCAACAATGCTCGTCTCGAAGTTCTTTACCAGAGCACTGCCATGCAGGCATTCGATTTCTGCCTCAAGTATACCCGAAAGACCGAGTTCCGCCGTCTTTGCGAGCTTCTGCGAAACCATGTCCAGACTGCTGCCAAGTACTCCTCGCAGATGCACGCCATCAACCTGAGCGACCCCGATACTCTTCAGCGTCATCTCGAGACTCGTTTCCAGCAGCTCAACGTTGCCGTTGAGCTCGAGTTGTGGCAGGAGGCCTTCCGCAGCGTCGAAGACATTCACACCCTTCTTAGCCTGTCCAAGCGCCCTCCCAAGaatgtcatgatggccaaTTACTACGAGAAGCTAACTAGAATCTTTTTGGTCGGCGAAAACTACCTGTTCCACGCTGCTGCCTGGTCCAGATACTACACTCTGCTCCGACAGTCTTCCTTTATGGTTGCCAGCGGACAGGGCAAGAAGGCCGACAATCCTCCTGCTTCCGATGCCGATCTTCAAAAGGCTGCTTCTTTTGTCCTTCTATCTGCCCTGGCTATTCCGGTCATCAGCACTTCTCGATCTCGCGGTGCTATGGtcgactttgacgaggcCAGAAAGAATAAAAACTCCCGGCTTACTCACTTGCTGGGTATGACCCAAGCTCCTACTCGTAACAGACTCTTCCGTGATGCTCTGTCCAAGTCCCTACTTCAGCGTGCTCGCCCTGAGATTCGGGATCTCTTCAACATTCTGGAGGTTGACTTCCACCCTCTGTCAATCTGCCAGAAGATCTCCCCTATCCTGACAAAGATTGGCGAAGATGCTGAGATGGAGCGATATATCGTCCCTCTTCAGCAGGTCATTCTTACTCGACTTTTCCAGCAGCTGTCTCAGGTCTACGAAACGGTCGATCTGTCCTTTGTTGAGACCCTTGCTCAGTTCCCCGAGCCTTACCAGGTTACCCGTGGCACTATTGAAAAGTTTATTATGAATGGCAACAAGAAGGGCGATCTTGCCATCCGTATGGACCATGCAACTGGCGTCCTCAGCTTTGACAACGATGTCTTCTCTTCTGCCAAGGCTGGATCCGCTGGATCCGCCGAGTCCGAGACGGGTACCGTCCAGCGTCTGCAGAGCACCCCCTCTGACATTGTCCGCTCACAGTTGACTCGCCTTGCTCGATCGCTGTACACTACCTGCCATTACGTGGATCCCAACTTCAATAAGGAACGGGTAGCTGCTAGACAAGCTGCTCTGCAGCGAGCCAAGGCTGGCACTGAGCAAGAGCGTCAAGACATTCTTGCCCGCAAAGAAACTATTCAGAAGCGCAAAGAGGAAGCATCTGAGCTCCAGGCTCGTCGGGAAAAGGAAAATGCCCGACAGAAGCGTCTCCGTGAGCAGGCTCTTCAAgaggccgaggacaagagACTGGCTGCCGAGCAAAAGGATCGCGAGGCTAAACGTCTCCAGGCTGAGCGTGACCGAGTTCGTAAGGATGAACTCAAGAAGCAGATTGCCGAGCTCAAGATGTCTGACAAGGTCTTGGACATTgaccttgatgaccttgacaACCTTGATACCAACCGCCTTCGTGCTATGAAGCTTGCTCAGCTGGAGCGTGAGAAGAACGACGTCAATGAGAAACTCCGCATCACTGGCAAGCGTTTTGATCATTTGGAGCGTGCCTTCCgtaaggaagaagtcaagaAGCTAAGTGAGGACTATGCCGAGCAGGTTGAAGTCGACCGTGCAATTTACGAaaaggtcaaggtcaagacCCTcaaggaggcggaggagaagCACAAAGAGAGTGTTGAGCTCAAGCACCGTCTTACTCGCCTTGTTTCATACTACGAGGATTTCAGAAGCTCCCTGCATGAAAGGCGCCGTGATGAGTTTGAGAAACGCCGTAGAGATGCAGAGCGTgagttggagaagcagaTTGCCGCTCGCAAGAAGGAGTTCCGCGACCGCAAGCTGCgggagaagagagagcgggaggagaaggagcGCGAGCTTCGTGAGGCCGAAGAGCGTGCTGCTCGCGAGAAGGAGGAGCAACGTCAGCGTGAGGAGGCGAGAAAGGCCGAactcgccaagctcaaggagcAGCGAGACAAGGAGCGTCAAGAGATGCTTGAGAAAGCTGCCCTTCAGCAGCGccgtgaagaagaagccttgGCTCGTCGGAAAGCCGAAAAGGGAGCGGCTGCGGCGCCCTCAGCGCCCTCGGCGCCCTTACAAACAGAGACCCCAGAAGGCCGGAAACCTCCTGTCATTGGATCCGGCAGTTGGCGCGAGCGTGAGGCATCCAagaatgccgccgccgctggcgcCGCGTCTGGCTCTGAATCCCGGCCCGGTCCTGCCATGGAACGCACCGATTCCAACGACCGCTCCTCTGGTCCTCCTCGTCTGCAGCTCGCCGGATCCGGCAACAAGCCTAGCTGGCGTGATCGTCAAGCGGCCAAGGGCGACGccccttcatcatcagacAATACTGCCCCTCCCGCTACTTCAAGAGGCTTTGGCGGTCCTCGTGGTGCTCCCCCCCCTATGGACCGTGGTGGCTCAAACCGTGGCGACAGTGACAGAACATCTTCACCTGCTCCTCAGTCTGAGTCCTTGCCTCCTCGTACTGCCGGCAAGTGGGTTCCTCCTCATATGAGGAACAAGGCTTAA
- the hub1 gene encoding Ubiquitin-like modifier hub1, producing MADDTPRRSRSQSPARRGPRPKRGGFRWKDNIRRNDDRDDGHRRDFRDRSRDRDRGRGYRDRNRDRDHDRTRDRPGDRDRNRDRNRDSNHRVPDRLRSPRRNDRDSSEKADGRKEKTSKPAPASVTGGEEMIIVHVNDRLGSKSAVPCLPSDTVGQFKIMVAARIGREPSQIMLRRQGERPFKDHITLEDYGISNGVQLDLEIDTGD from the coding sequence atggccgacgaCACGCCAAGACGATCTCGTTCTCAGTCACCAGCCCGCCGAGGACCACGGCCCAAACGCGGCGGGTTTAGATGGAAGGACAATATCCGACGAAATGACGATCGAGATGATGGACATCGTCGAGACTTCCGCGATCGCTCTAGAGATAGGGACAGAGGGCGAGGTTACCGAGACAGAAATCGTGACCGGGATCATGACAGAACTAGGGACAGGCCTGGGGATAGAGATAGGAATCGCGACCGCAATCGCGACAGCAACCACAGAGTACCAGACCGATTACGGTCACCTCGTCGAAATGACCGAGACTCTTCCGAAAAAGCGGATGGAAGAAAGGAGAAGACCAGCAAGCCTGCACCGGCTTCGGTAACCGGAGGCGAAGAAATGATTATTGTCCATGTTAATGACCGCTTGGGAAGCAAGTCTGCTGTCCCATGCCTACCCTCTGATACGGTTGGTCAGTTCAAGATCATGGTGGCAGCTCGAATTGGGCGCGAGCCCAGTCAAATTATGCTACGGAGACAGGGAGAACGGCCATTCAAAGACCACATTACGCTGGAAGACTATGGGATCTCGAACGGCGTTCAACTGGACCTGGAGATTGACACAGGCGATTGA